In Paenibacillus durus, the DNA window TTATGGATGCCGACCATCGCGTTGTGGGCCAGCTTCGCCGCCGCGCCGCTGCCGTTATCGCCCATATGCAGCAGGAGCTTGCCCATTGCGTCAAATACATCGCGGTTTGCTTCAATTATATCGGCGCTGCCGCCGACCATGAAGACGAGCGTGCCTTCCACCGCGCCAGGCTTGCTGCCGGTTACCGGAGCGTCAAGGAAATGCCCGCCCTTGCTTTCGACGGCAGCCGCAACTTCTTTTACAAGCCCGGGAGAGATGGTGCTGGAATCAATCACCACCGCGCCCGGCTTCAGAGCTTCCAGAATGCCTTCCGGACCATAAAAGATCTCGCGGATCGAATCGTCATTGCTGACCATGGTAATAATAACATCCTTGCCTTCCGAAGCGTCTTGCGGAGTGGCTGCGGCTGTTGCGCCCTCTTTCACCAGAGGATCGCATTTCGAAGCCGTGCGGTTATACACCGTCAGTTGAAATCCGCCTCGCAGCAGATTGGAAGCCATAGGCTCCCCCATCGTTCCGAGCCCGATAAATCCGATTTGTTTCATAAAATTTCACACCTTTGCTATTAGAGGTAGCAGAAGAACGGAAATAACTACGGAAGAAGGACTAGAAGGACTAGACCTGTTCTGAAATCAGTATTTCCCCCCGGACTTCCAGCCTAATCTTTTTCA includes these proteins:
- a CDS encoding NAD(P)-dependent oxidoreductase; the protein is MKQIGFIGLGTMGEPMASNLLRGGFQLTVYNRTASKCDPLVKEGATAAATPQDASEGKDVIITMVSNDDSIREIFYGPEGILEALKPGAVVIDSSTISPGLVKEVAAAVESKGGHFLDAPVTGSKPGAVEGTLVFMVGGSADIIEANRDVFDAMGKLLLHMGDNGSGAAAKLAHNAMVGIHNIALAEGFSIAVKSGVPADKFLELIRNGSAGSKQVELKGRKIIEGDFSNQFSLALMLKDLKLASALSDVSGVPTPALELAKSLFQSGYSQGYGEEDLSAVVKTYEAWIGKKIGEQA